From Gemmatimonadaceae bacterium, the proteins below share one genomic window:
- a CDS encoding GMC family oxidoreductase, protein MRKFATASEDTMQDTSYDAIVVGSGISGGWAAKELTEKGLRVLLLERGRNVEHIKDYVNATKAPWQYPHRGGRTRAMEEAYPVLKRDYPLNEKNLEFWASDKDNPYTEVKRFDWFRGYQVGGRSLMWGRQSYRWSEFDFEANARDGIATDWPIRYADLAPWYDHIEPHAGISGSLEGLPQLPDGKFQPAMPLNCGEELVAGRLSKLYDGRRRIIPGRVANLTRELTGRSACQYRDACWLGCPYGAYFSTQSSTLPAAAKTGRLTLKPFAIVTEVLYDRDRKRATGVRVLDAVSDQTTDHSARVIFLCASTLNSTWLLMRSATDVWPGGLGSSSGELGHNLMDHHFRVGAGGKLEGMEDRYYNGRRPTGFYIPRYRNLFGDKRAYLRGFGYQGSAGRQGWSRAVAELGVGAAFKDSLSQPGDWSIGATAFGEMLPNHANRISLDETKRDKWGLPVLKIDCATGENERSMRKDMMTDMADMLEQCGAKGVYTYDNEYFPGMGIHEMGTARMGRDPKTSVLNAHNQVWDAPNVFVTDGSCMASAACQNPSLTYMALTARAADFAVRELNRRNI, encoded by the coding sequence GTGCGCAAATTCGCAACCGCCAGCGAGGACACGATGCAGGATACCAGCTACGATGCGATCGTCGTCGGATCCGGGATCTCCGGCGGATGGGCGGCCAAGGAGCTCACGGAAAAGGGACTCCGCGTGCTGCTGCTCGAGCGCGGCCGCAACGTGGAGCACATCAAGGACTACGTCAACGCGACCAAGGCGCCGTGGCAGTACCCGCATCGCGGCGGCCGCACCCGCGCGATGGAAGAGGCGTACCCGGTCCTCAAGCGCGACTACCCGCTGAACGAGAAGAACCTCGAGTTCTGGGCATCGGACAAGGACAACCCGTACACGGAAGTGAAGCGGTTCGACTGGTTCCGCGGGTACCAGGTCGGCGGTAGGTCACTCATGTGGGGGCGGCAGAGCTACCGGTGGAGTGAATTCGATTTTGAGGCCAACGCGAGGGACGGAATCGCGACCGACTGGCCGATCCGGTACGCCGACCTCGCCCCCTGGTACGATCACATCGAGCCGCACGCCGGGATCTCGGGGTCGCTCGAAGGGCTCCCGCAGCTCCCCGATGGCAAGTTCCAACCGGCGATGCCGCTGAATTGCGGCGAGGAGCTGGTCGCCGGGCGGCTGAGCAAACTGTACGACGGACGGCGACGCATCATCCCTGGCCGCGTCGCGAACCTCACGCGAGAGCTTACCGGCCGCTCAGCCTGCCAGTACCGGGATGCCTGCTGGCTCGGCTGCCCGTATGGGGCCTACTTCAGCACGCAGTCATCCACGCTGCCCGCGGCCGCGAAAACCGGACGCCTCACGCTCAAGCCGTTCGCGATCGTCACCGAGGTGCTGTACGACCGCGATCGCAAGCGCGCGACCGGCGTCCGCGTCCTCGACGCGGTAAGCGACCAGACTACGGACCATTCGGCCCGCGTGATCTTCCTCTGCGCCTCGACGCTCAACTCCACCTGGCTGCTGATGCGCTCGGCGACCGACGTTTGGCCCGGCGGGCTCGGTAGCAGCTCCGGTGAGCTGGGCCACAATCTCATGGACCACCACTTCCGCGTCGGCGCGGGCGGGAAGCTCGAGGGGATGGAGGACCGGTATTACAACGGCAGGCGACCCACCGGTTTCTATATCCCGCGCTACCGGAACCTGTTCGGCGACAAGCGCGCATATCTCCGCGGCTTCGGTTACCAGGGAAGCGCCGGACGCCAGGGGTGGTCGAGAGCGGTCGCCGAGCTGGGTGTCGGCGCCGCCTTCAAGGATTCGCTGTCGCAGCCGGGAGACTGGTCAATCGGTGCCACCGCCTTCGGCGAGATGCTCCCGAATCACGCAAACCGGATCTCACTCGACGAGACGAAGCGCGACAAATGGGGTCTGCCGGTCCTGAAGATCGACTGCGCTACGGGCGAGAACGAGCGGTCGATGCGCAAGGACATGATGACGGATATGGCGGACATGCTCGAGCAGTGCGGCGCGAAGGGAGTATACACGTACGACAACGAGTACTTCCCCGGCATGGGAATCCACGAGATGGGGACGGCGCGCATGGGGCGCGATCCGAAGACCTCGGTGCTCAACGCGCACAACCAGGTGTGGGACGCGCCCAACGTCTTCGTTACGGACGGTTCCTGCATGGCGTCTGCCGCGTGCCAGAATCCGTCGCTCACCTATATGGCGCTCACCGCGCGCGCGGCCGATTTCGCGGTGCGCGAGCTGAATCGCCGCAACATTTGA